DNA sequence from the Candidatus Baltobacteraceae bacterium genome:
AAGCGTTCCGTTTGGATCGTATGGATGCAGTTCCACGACCGGCTCGTAGAACGCCACCGGTTCGCTCGTCGCGATCGTCGCGGCCAGACCGCGCAGTACGCCCTCGCCGCCCGGCGGCAGATAGACTCGCAGGCCGGTCGCTCGACGGGTCGGCCCGTAGGCCAGCGCGTAGCGCAGCGGAACGAGGTCGAGAAAATGGTCGGCATGCATGTGCGAAACGATCACGGCATCGAGGGCCGCATAGTCGAGCACCTTGCGCAACGACGAAAACGCTCCCGAACCGAAGTCGAGCGCGATCGTCACCGCTCCGTCGGAGACGAGGTAACAGCTGCTCGCGCGCCCCGGTCGCGGGGTCGAGGAACTCGACCCCACGATCCGCAGCGAGAGTCCGCCGGAGGTTATGCGAGCGCGGCCAGCACCTCGTCGGCATGGCCCTCCACTTGAACTTTCGGCCACACCCGAACGATCGTTCCTCGCGCGTCGATGAGGAACGTCGAGCGTGCGACGCCCTCACCCATCGCGTCGTAGAGCACCGAATCGACATCGGCGAGCAGCGCGAACGGGATATCGTATTTCGCCTTAAACGTTTGATGCGACGCGACCGAATCGCGGCTCACGCCCACGATACGCGCGCCCTTACGTTCGAACGCGGACAGTGCGTCGCGAAACTGCGACGCTTCGTTCGTTCAACCGGGTGTGTCGTCTTTGGGATAAAACCACAGCACGAGCGGTTTGCCGAGCAGGCCGGCGGTATCGACGGACGCGCCGGTATCGTCGAGTACGGTTACGTTTGGCAGTTGGTCGCCTTGCGATAGCATGAGTACGAAAATCGCGGGACGGGGTGGCGTTCCCTGCCGCGGGGAAGCATTTGCGAATGGCTCAAGGTCCGCACCCACTCGCCCTCGCCCTCATCGATCGGCTGCCTGCGCGGCCGCACGCGCCGGTTCTCGAGATCGGCGCCGGCAGCGGCCGCAACACCGCCGCCCTCCGGGCGGCCGGCTTCGTGGTAACGGCGATCGGCGCGGAAGAGATCGCGCGGGCCGCGCGAGGCTATGTGGGAGCGCTCAGTACGCACGCGCTCCTGCACGGATCGCCCGACAGCATCGCATCGCTGCTCGACCAGATCGCGCAACGGCTCGAGAAGGCGGCGCCGCTGTATGCGACCTTCGCATCGATTCACGACGCACGCTACGGCGCCGGCGTGCGGCTAGGCGACCATACCTTCGCGCCCGAAGCGGGTGAGGAGCGCGGCGTCCCCCACACGTACTTCAACGAAAAGCGGCTGCGCACGCTGCTCGCAAAGCACTTCGAGCTCGAAGCGATCGAAGAAATCGACGCAAGCGCCATCGTTGGCCGCTGGGCCCACGCCCAACTACCCGCAGGCACCGTCCACTGGTTCGTCCACGCCACTTTTTGTCATGCTGAGCCTCTCGAAGCATGAGCTTGTCGATGTTCTAGCGGTATGTTGGGATGGATGGGTCGATTCGGGTTGCGTATTCGTTGATTCCGCCGTCGACGTTGTAGACGTTAGCGAAGCCGTGCTGAGTTAAAAATCGCGCGACCTGCGCGCTGCGGCCGCCGTGATGGCAGAGCACGGCAATCTCCGCGTCCTTATCGAGTTCGTTCAAGCGCGCGGGTAGGTCGCGCATCGGGACGTGCGTCGCACCGTCGAGACTCGCGAGCGTCAGTTCGTGCGGTTCGCGCACGTCGAGCAGCACGAATGCTTTCTGTTCGGAGCGCCAGCGCGCCAACTCATCAACCGATATCTCTTGCATCACACTTTGGGACCGGCGATGAGGTTTTGCATCGGGCTCGATGCGTTTGCATAGAGCCGCCGTTCCATGCGTCCGGAGAGAAACGCCAGTCGGCCGGCAATCACACCGTGGCGCATCGCGTCGGCCATCTGCACGGGATCGTTCGACGCGGCGATGCCGGTATTCATCAAGAGCGCGTCGACGCCCAGCTCCATTGCGATGGCCGCATCGCTCGCCGTACCGACACCGGCATCCACGATCACGGGTACGCCCGCGCGTTCTTTGATGATGCGAATCGAATACGGATTGCAGACGCCCAGTCCGCTGCCGATCGGCGCCGCGAGCGGCATCACGGCCGCACAGCCAACCTCTTCGAGATGTTTGCACGCGGTCGGATCGTCGGCGATGTAGGGCAGCACGGTAAACCCGTCCTTGACGAGTTCTTCGGCGGCGATCAACGTTTCGCGCGTATCGGGGTAGAGCGTCTGCGCGTCGCCGATAACCTCGAGTTTGATCAAGTCGGTCTCAAGTAATTCGCGCGCCAGCTGTGCGGTTAAAACCGCTTCCTTCGCCGTATAGCATCCGGCCGTGTTCGGCAAGATCGTAAAGCGGGAGCGATCGATGAAATCGAGCATCGTCTTTCCGCTGCGATCGTCCAGATTGATGCGTCGAATCGCGACGGTGATCATTTGCGCCCCGCTTGCGGTATGGGCAGCTTGCATGATCTCCATCGAAGGATATTTTCCCGTACCGACGATAAGCCGCGACGTGAATTCGTAGGTTCCGATTTTGAGCGTGTCTTGCATGTGATTCCCCGCCGGTTAACCGCCGGCGACGGCTTTGATGATCTCGACGCGATCGCCGTCTTCGAGCGGCTCGACCGCAAAGGTGGATCGGCGCACGACGCGATCGTTCTTGGCAACGGCGACGCCGGACGACGGCGTTTGCAAGTCGGCAAGCAATTGA
Encoded proteins:
- a CDS encoding MBL fold metallo-hydrolase; protein product: MAESSSGGPCRRGAGRARITSGGLSLRIVGSSSSTPRPGRASSCYLVSDGAVTIALDFGSGAFSSLRKVLDYAALDAVIVSHMHADHFLDLVPLRYALAYGPTRRATGLRVYLPPGGEGVLRGLAATIATSEPVAFYEPVVELHPYDPNGTLSFGGLTIRFARARHTLETYAMRVEGAGRTLAYSADTAPCSAIVELARGADLFLCEATLGSQPDDGERQLHATAEEAGSMARDAGVEHLVLTHYGSECDPAGMRAAARAVFRGRVTIADDGLEFSV
- a CDS encoding thiazole synthase, with translation MQDTLKIGTYEFTSRLIVGTGKYPSMEIMQAAHTASGAQMITVAIRRINLDDRSGKTMLDFIDRSRFTILPNTAGCYTAKEAVLTAQLARELLETDLIKLEVIGDAQTLYPDTRETLIAAEELVKDGFTVLPYIADDPTACKHLEEVGCAAVMPLAAPIGSGLGVCNPYSIRIIKERAGVPVIVDAGVGTASDAAIAMELGVDALLMNTGIAASNDPVQMADAMRHGVIAGRLAFLSGRMERRLYANASSPMQNLIAGPKV
- a CDS encoding redoxin domain-containing protein, which produces MLSQGDQLPNVTVLDDTGASVDTAGLLGKPLVLWFYPKDDTPG
- the thiS gene encoding sulfur carrier protein ThiS, which produces MSAQTIIAIVNGESREFAKGTTLGQLLADLQTPSSGVAVAKNDRVVRRSTFAVEPLEDGDRVEIIKAVAGG
- a CDS encoding rhodanese-like domain-containing protein codes for the protein MQEISVDELARWRSEQKAFVLLDVREPHELTLASLDGATHVPMRDLPARLNELDKDAEIAVLCHHGGRSAQVARFLTQHGFANVYNVDGGINEYATRIDPSIPTYR